Proteins encoded by one window of Cloeon dipterum chromosome 4, ieCloDipt1.1, whole genome shotgun sequence:
- the LOC135941837 gene encoding protein bric-a-brac 2-like isoform X2 — protein MSFSSLRYEANNTLWTMADAIKPAPTRFVVQWEEHPAHLASRLGHLLESQTLVDITLMCNTHTLRVHRCVLAACSPYFENLLQNIAQRQLSQHPLIVLKDMQFSVLKSMIEFMYCGETNVTDEDLGPLLQAARFFQVKGLSSMSKEALGITSKTTRPKVNGDVQKETVKAAPSNANTKAASKVTTQLVTTPSKQQQIVADEFRESPGLKAADLLLSLNKPVVAAEQKPMSAARDSTLQLVPNQVGNASPLYQKRGRPIKQDMGLMYQEKIAADTDVALRKEAEASKRAVESLQKQMNEDAEKKAASPQKTGGLVMKSTLVRIPPNQASAVKKGAAAVAAASAAQAQAAQPVEKVVAAVTTSSAASSAAAASDASKEVKNEKPDESDQITLQLNEGEGGTAISNYEEVLKAAGLPADMPILMDSGDGNYVPISEEVLMNMVNSGVIQVQEEGAEGGEVKESGEEGTTQMIMTEGDMGQQIVQYIDDNGDLVEGVLAVVQEGEEGTTVAVTPSGEVLQLQAGEDGESFQLVEQQAEGSQDQAEGELITPEMNEDDSGIPNKKMKLDE, from the exons ATGAGCTTTTCATCCTTAAGATACGAGGCGAACAACACGCTCTG GACAATGGCAGACGCCATTAAACCTGCGCCGACCCGGTTCGTGGTGCAATGGGAGGAACATCCTGCCCATTTGGCGTCCCGGCTCGGCCACCTGCTCGAATCGCAGACGCTGGTGGACATCACCCTCATGTGCAACACTCACACCCTGCGAGTGCACCGCTGTGTGTTGGCCGCCTGTAGTCcctatttcgaaaatttactCCAGAACATTGCACAACGGCAACTGTCGCAGCACCCCTTAATTGTGCTTAAAGACATGCAGTTCTCCGTTCTTAAGAGTATGATCGAGTTCATGTATTGTGGAGAAACCAACGTGACAGACGAGGACCTGGGCCCTCTGTTGCAAGCCGCGCGCTTTTTCCAAGTCAAAGGACTCTCATCGATGAGCAAAGAGGCTCTTGGCATCACGAGTAAAACGACGAGACCGAAAGTGAACG GCGACGTCCAGAAGGAGACAGTCAAAGCAGCGCCCTCCAACGCAAACACCAAAGCTGCTTCCAAAGTTACGACACAGCTGGTGACGACGCCGTCGAAACAGCAGCAAATCGTGGCCGACGAGTTCCGTGAGAGCCCGGGTCTCAAAGCAGCCGACTTGCTGCTTTCCCTGAATAAACCTGTGGTTGCCGCAGAGCAAAAGCCGATGAGTGCTGCCAGAGACTCGACACTTCAATTGGTACCTAATCAGGTTGGCAACGCCAGTCCGCTTTATCAG AAGAGAGGACGGCCTATCAAACAGGACATGGGTCTGATGTACCAGGAGAAAATCGCCGCCGACACGGACGTGGCCCTGCGGAAAGAGGCTGAGGCGAGCAAACGCGCTGTCGAGTCTCTGCAGAAGCAGATGAACGAGGACGCCGAGAAGAAGGCAGCCTCGCCGCAGAAGACAGGCGGACTCGTGATGAAGTCGACTCTGGTGCGCATCCCGCCTAACCAGGCGTCTGCGGTGAAGAAGGGCGCGGCCGCAGTGGCCGCGGCCTCCGCCGCCCAGGCGCAGGCTGCGCAGCCCGTCGAGAAGGTTGTCGCCGCCGTGACGACCTCCTCCGCTGCCAGCAGTGCCGCCGCGGCCTCAGACGCCAGCAAAGAAGTGAAGAACGAAAAGCCGGACGAAAGCGACCAAATTACCCTGCAACTCAACGAAGGCGAGGGCGGCACCGCCATCAGCAACTACGAAGAGGTGCTGAAGGCTGCCGGCCTGCCCGCCGACATGCCCATTCTCATGGACAGCGGAGACGGCAACTATGTGCCCATCAGCGAGGAGGTTCTCATGAACATGGTCAACAGCGGTGTCATCCAG gtTCAAGAAGAAGGCGCCGAAGGGGGTGAAGTGAAGGAGTCTGGCGAGGAGGGCACCACACAGATGATCATGACTGAGGGCGACATGGGCCAGCAAATAGTACAATACATTGACGACAACGGCGACCTGGTGGAAGGCGTGCTGGCCGTGGTGCAGGAGGGCGAGGAGGGCACCACCGTGGCGGTGACGCCGTCAGGCGAGGTGCTGCAGCTGCAAGCGGGCGAGGACGGTGAGAGTTTCCAGCTGGTCGAGCAGCAGGCCGAGGGCTCGCAGGACCAGGCCGAGGGCGAACTCATCACGCCAGAGATGAACGAGGACGACAGTGGCATCCCTAATAAGAAAATGAAGCTTGACGAGTGA
- the LOC135941837 gene encoding longitudinals lacking protein, isoforms H/M/V-like isoform X5 — protein sequence MSFSSLRYEANNTLWTMADAIKPAPTRFVVQWEEHPAHLASRLGHLLESQTLVDITLMCNTHTLRVHRCVLAACSPYFENLLQNIAQRQLSQHPLIVLKDMQFSVLKSMIEFMYCGETNVTDEDLGPLLQAARFFQVKGLSSMSKEALGITSKTTRPKVNGDVQKETVKAAPSNANTKAASKVTTQLVTTPSKQQQIVADEFRESPGLKAADLLLSLNKPVVAAEQKPMSAARDSTLQLVPNQKRGRPIKQDMGLMYQEKIAADTDVALRKEAEASKRAVESLQKQMNEDAEKKAASPQKTGGLVMKSTLVRIPPNQASAVKKGAAAVAAASAAQAQAAQPVEKVVAAVTTSSAASSAAAASDASKEVKNEKPDESDQITLQLNEGEGGTAISNYEEVLKAAGLPADMPILMDSGDGNYVPISEEVLMNMVNSGVIQVQEEGAEGGEVKESGEEGTTQMIMTEGDMGQQIVQYIDDNGDLVEGVLAVVQEGEEGTTVAVTPSGEVLQLQAGEDGESFQLVEQQAEGSQDQAEGELITPEMNEDDSGIPNKKMKLDE from the exons ATGAGCTTTTCATCCTTAAGATACGAGGCGAACAACACGCTCTG GACAATGGCAGACGCCATTAAACCTGCGCCGACCCGGTTCGTGGTGCAATGGGAGGAACATCCTGCCCATTTGGCGTCCCGGCTCGGCCACCTGCTCGAATCGCAGACGCTGGTGGACATCACCCTCATGTGCAACACTCACACCCTGCGAGTGCACCGCTGTGTGTTGGCCGCCTGTAGTCcctatttcgaaaatttactCCAGAACATTGCACAACGGCAACTGTCGCAGCACCCCTTAATTGTGCTTAAAGACATGCAGTTCTCCGTTCTTAAGAGTATGATCGAGTTCATGTATTGTGGAGAAACCAACGTGACAGACGAGGACCTGGGCCCTCTGTTGCAAGCCGCGCGCTTTTTCCAAGTCAAAGGACTCTCATCGATGAGCAAAGAGGCTCTTGGCATCACGAGTAAAACGACGAGACCGAAAGTGAACG GCGACGTCCAGAAGGAGACAGTCAAAGCAGCGCCCTCCAACGCAAACACCAAAGCTGCTTCCAAAGTTACGACACAGCTGGTGACGACGCCGTCGAAACAGCAGCAAATCGTGGCCGACGAGTTCCGTGAGAGCCCGGGTCTCAAAGCAGCCGACTTGCTGCTTTCCCTGAATAAACCTGTGGTTGCCGCAGAGCAAAAGCCGATGAGTGCTGCCAGAGACTCGACACTTCAATTGGTACCTAATCAG AAGAGAGGACGGCCTATCAAACAGGACATGGGTCTGATGTACCAGGAGAAAATCGCCGCCGACACGGACGTGGCCCTGCGGAAAGAGGCTGAGGCGAGCAAACGCGCTGTCGAGTCTCTGCAGAAGCAGATGAACGAGGACGCCGAGAAGAAGGCAGCCTCGCCGCAGAAGACAGGCGGACTCGTGATGAAGTCGACTCTGGTGCGCATCCCGCCTAACCAGGCGTCTGCGGTGAAGAAGGGCGCGGCCGCAGTGGCCGCGGCCTCCGCCGCCCAGGCGCAGGCTGCGCAGCCCGTCGAGAAGGTTGTCGCCGCCGTGACGACCTCCTCCGCTGCCAGCAGTGCCGCCGCGGCCTCAGACGCCAGCAAAGAAGTGAAGAACGAAAAGCCGGACGAAAGCGACCAAATTACCCTGCAACTCAACGAAGGCGAGGGCGGCACCGCCATCAGCAACTACGAAGAGGTGCTGAAGGCTGCCGGCCTGCCCGCCGACATGCCCATTCTCATGGACAGCGGAGACGGCAACTATGTGCCCATCAGCGAGGAGGTTCTCATGAACATGGTCAACAGCGGTGTCATCCAG gtTCAAGAAGAAGGCGCCGAAGGGGGTGAAGTGAAGGAGTCTGGCGAGGAGGGCACCACACAGATGATCATGACTGAGGGCGACATGGGCCAGCAAATAGTACAATACATTGACGACAACGGCGACCTGGTGGAAGGCGTGCTGGCCGTGGTGCAGGAGGGCGAGGAGGGCACCACCGTGGCGGTGACGCCGTCAGGCGAGGTGCTGCAGCTGCAAGCGGGCGAGGACGGTGAGAGTTTCCAGCTGGTCGAGCAGCAGGCCGAGGGCTCGCAGGACCAGGCCGAGGGCGAACTCATCACGCCAGAGATGAACGAGGACGACAGTGGCATCCCTAATAAGAAAATGAAGCTTGACGAGTGA